The window CATATGGCTTGCACTGCCTCAACTCAACCTCTCTTCATCCTCGAACTCTTACATTCTCACCCAACTCATCGAACGAAACCATCACAAGCTTTCATCTGTTGCACTCAACGGAGGACATGCCCGTGTTTATCTTATGACAGTCATTTTAAGGCCAATTTTCCAACGTTCCCGAAGCTCCCTTTGCTCTCTGGCCGTCCAAGCAGATTCAATGTGAGGACCCAATTTCCCTCATTTTTTGTTTCCTCCTGtgctttgtttgatttttgtttctcttttggttttgtGGGCAGGTAGGAGTACAGAAAGTGGATGCTTCTGGGGAAGAGGGTGAGTCGCTTGTTTCTGACGCAACGTATCAGGAGAAATTTACTTGGTCTTCTGTGATTTTGCCGTGCGTTTCTACcactttctctttattttaacgCGTGTATTACATCTTTTTGGCAAATCCGTGTTCTGCTTTTTCTATGTATTTGATGGGTGTTGAAAATACCAAAGTATTCCTTAGTTCTTGCGCCAGAATTGATGCGGGTGACActtatttgtcattttttagTGCGAGCTATGGTTTTTGTGACGTGCAAATGCAAtctcaaaattggatcttcaacCTTGATGAAACTAGATAGAATATTGGAATTACTTCTCTTTTAGTTTCGGTGTCAAAGCAAGACCGGTGCTTTTCAATATGTTGGCTATGGCTAATTCATGGTAGTGGGATTTTTCATGGCTGTTTGGATGTAAAGAGAGTAGCGTGAATCAAGAAATAGTACGTGACTATGGTTTTTGTATTGacatatttttttcaaggaaAAGATAATCAAATCATTGcctcaatttaattttgttcctaCAATTTTAGGTTTCTGTTCCCAGCCTTGGGAGGTTTGTTGTTTGGGTATGACATTGGTGCCACCTCCAGTGCTACCATCTCATTACAGGtgcatatctatatataattttcatttacttCTTTCTcatgtatttgattttctttcagCCATCTTTCTTGTTGTTCTAATAACCACCAAATGATccaaaatatgcatttttcttcttgttgtacCTTGATGATTTGACAGTCACCTGAGCTCAGTGGAACAACTTGGTTCAATCTTTCAGCCATTCAGCTTGGACTTGTGGTACGGTTCAAGGATCATAGTCACATAATCTACTATTGTTCTGGAAACTTGcagtttttttcttccaaaaaccTCCTATGATATGTTAATACACTCAATTCAGGTTAGTGGTTCCCTTTATGGAGCTCTTCTTGGTTCCCTTCTTGTCTATCCAATTTCAGACTTCCTTGGTATGTCCTAATTTTCTCTGTCCTGTCCTTAGAGCTTGTTTACGAGTTTTTATCTAATATAATGGATTTTATCACAAAGGGAGGAGGCGAGAACTTATCACGGCAGCTGTGCTATATGCTCTTGGTGGTCTGACCACTGCCTATTCTCCAGCCCTTGTTGTTCTTTTAGTGGGACGGCTGCTCTATGGCCTTGGTATTGGTTTGGTGGGCTTTTTTTTAAACTCCACTACTATTTTGTGTGGACTTAGCTGCTATGATGTACTTGGTCATACTCCACCAACTTTATAAGTGAATTTGTTTGTCAGGCCATGCATGGGGCTCCTCTCTATATTGCAGAAACTTGCCCATCTCAGATTCGTGGAACTCTAATATCTGTAAAGGAGCTCTTCATAGTTCTTGGGATTCTGGTATTGTGTACTCCTTTATTATTCTTGACAATCATGTTGTTCACTTTCTTATATTTAGTGACAAGctaaaaaatgatttcttcTGCAGTTGGGCTATTTTATTGGAAGCTTTCAGATTGATGTAGTTGGAGGGTGGCGTTACATGTTTGGAGCTAGTGCACCGATTGCTCTTATTATGGGACTCGGCATGTGGAGTCTTCCACCATCTCCACGCTGGCTGCTTCTTAGGGCCGTCCAAGGAAAAGGTTTATTACAAGATTATAAAGAGAAAGCATTTCTTGCTCTGAGCAAACTAAGGGGCCGTCCTCCTGGTGACAAGCTGTCTGAAAGGCAAATAGAAGACACATTGGTCTCATTGAAATCTGCATATGCGGATCAGGAGTCTGAGGGCAGTTTCTTGGAGGTCTTTCAAGGCTCAAGTTTGAAAGCCTTCCTAATTGGTGGGGGGCTGGTCCTTTTTCAACAGGTATTTTACCCTTTCGCTGTTTTGAATtgcctcttttattttcattttgaacttGAGTTCCAACAAGCATATAATGGAGAAATGTGGAGTTTTTCTAGTTGGCAAGCCAATTTACCACCTGACTGTGACAGATAACTGGGCAACCAAGCGTTCTATATTATGCAGGTCCAATACTTCAGGTACTTGTTGTTTATAAAAATCTTTGATTTTCATTAAATGCATTCCTTTACGTCAGTTCACTTAACCACACAATATTCTTTGTTATTCTGATAAGACTGCTGGGTTTTCTGCGGCCTCTGATGCTACCCGAGTTTCTGTTGTAATTGGCGTGTTCAAAGTAAGTAATAATCTTCTAGTTATGTCTTTGAATATGGGGGAGAGTCTCCCAGCATATTTGTCTTGGTAAAGCTAATGGtaatactaataaatttgtGATGTTTCCTCCTTCAGTTCCTGATGACATGGATAGCTATCCTAAAAGTAGATGATCTTGGGAGAAGACCCCTGCTAATCGGAGGAGTCAGCGGGCTTGTATATCACTTATGACCATCTAtctattaaatgattttaatcatTGGATTTTCGCTGATAAAAATTATGATGAAAGTTTAAATCTGCTTTTCTTTAAATTACTACAggctctttctttatttatgctTTCTGCTTATTATAAATTTCTCGGAGGGTTCCCTATTGTTGCTGTAGCCAGTCTACTTCTCTATGTCGGTTGCTACCAGGTAACATTTTGTCTTTTAAGGATTGAAATTTTCTGCACTATTTCTTTCAGAGAATCAAATATAATTCTGAGGAGAAATACTAGAGTGTTGCAAAAGTGGCTGAATTCAAACTTGTAACATCCACTGAAAAGTCTACGTCAGAAAGCTACCTTGATTTAGAACTTtctgaagaaataaaaataaaaggaaagcagTTATGTATAACGAGTAATggcagttttttctttattacaaGGTTAATGTGAATGTTGATTCATTAACAGATTTCTGTTCTTTGAATGGACTGTCAGATTTCATTTGGCCCGATCAGTTGGCTTATGGTGTCAGAGATATTCCCACTTCGGACAAGAGGGCGAGGGATTAGTCTTGCAGCTCTTACTAACTTTGGCTCAAATGCCATTGTAACCTTTGCATTCTCACCATTGAAGGTAttgatttacttttatgaatcCATCCATTCCTTTCAAAGCTGGTTATCTCATTGTTTAAAGTTCTCATTCCCTGTGATTTTGAATGTGGAGTGATTTGCTTATATTGCAGGAGTTGTTAGGAGCGGAAaatctcttccttcttttcggGGCTATTGCTTTGTTGTCACTTTTGTTTGTAGTGCTCGTTGTCCCGGAGACCAAAGGGCTGAGCTTGGAAGATATTGAGTCCAAGCTTTTGAAGTGAAAGCGCAAATTGAAAATATGTACCAGTCGAGCTTCCAATACACCCAAGTCGTTTTGGTTAGTCTATGAacttgtttccttttttttttttttttttttttttttctttctgtgaACTTGTATACTATCATGATACTAGGTCACCTGTTTGAAGCTTCCTTGAGCCGCCTGTCTTACTGTTTCATAAAATCTACCTTATTATTTTGTACGTCAAGTAATGGCTCTTTCAGCCAGAGTGGTAATTAGCTgatggtatttttttataatcactCAGGCACCCAATCAGAATGGGTTATGTAAAGATTTAGTGCATATTATTAGTAATTTGTGGTTCCAACTACTGGCACAAATCGTTTTGGCATTCGCTAGTTTTTAGTGATTGCATTGAAACTTGGACATCTCCCTTTTATTTATGGTGATTGCTGCAAGCTAGACTGGATTAGAATTTTAGTAGGAGGTGAACAGATTAAATCCTGCACTTGATTGCCAAAAGGCATACAAGTTCACATTTTCGGATGTGAGACCAATAAATTACTGTTCATCTCAATAGCTTAATCTAATGAGAGGGAAGTGAATTTCATTGTTTAGTTCAAGCTCAGGCATGGTTGAGctccttttttatttgtgaGCTCGATATATGGAATCTTTAAAATGTAGGTGAAGTGTGAAGTAGAGGTTGAACTTAAGACTTCTAATGCGATGATGTTATgttaaagagaaatactttagtcataaatggattttacaaaagtaaactgaCAAATTCACGTGATTTGATGTGGCAAGTAAAtttgtaaagttaattttattgtaaagctGATTCAATGCACCACATGAAatgttgtgaaatgttatgTAAACACACATCAACGATGACAATTACAGTAAAAATAACACAATCAAGCACATGATACACGATACGTGATTCGGCAAATTATTTACATCTACAGAgttgcagaaatcttattaaccagaggagatgACAattactcaatctcaactcacattCTTTAGGGCTTTTTGCTCTCACATAATATGCATTCACTTAAcaattattttctctcaaaatatgttgaaaaattGTCAAACACAAGTCAAATACGATAAATATATAGCAAACGGTGCTGAAAATCATAATTAGCAAAATCTATATTCTTCGCTTGAGAGGCGTGTTGAGCGCGCCTCGAACAAATAGTCAAATCAATATTGGCTCAAGTGGGGTTTCGAGTGAACACTACGGTTTATGTCTTGCTCAAGCTCACTGTCGAGCGAGGCTCGAGTGAACTCACGGATTAAGCTTCGCTCGAGTCCACTGTTGAGCGCATGTTgagcgaactcacgggttgagtTTCACTCTAGTGCACGTTGAGTGCACATCAAGCAAACACCTTTTTCAGCTTCAAATCAGTCTCCACACTCCAATAATCTTTCACTTGGAGATTGAGTCTCCACATACTAGCCACTGTTTCCAGTCAAGCCCTATCATCTCTACAGCTCACAAATCCCGTCTTCAAGCTAGAATATGCACTGAAGTCAAGCTTGATTTCAGTATTCCACGTACATCATCTTTAGTCAGCACATCCATAGGGCGACACAACTCCCACTACACCAGGAGTATATGGTCTTGAACCAATCTTGGTAACCTTAGCCAAATTTCCCAGGCTTTCATGAGGAACGACAAAGCTGACTCTTTTTGGCTTCCTCATATGTTTCGTGTGATCAAGCCTGCCTTTTTGcacttttgtattttctttcacATTACTGGACCCTgatattaaatacaaagagttagatCTCTTACTATGCGCTAAGACCAGCAcacccttagtgatcttccaaATTCCTCCAGAGAATGCTATTGCAAAATTGCTGTCATCAAGCTCTTCCACAGAGATCAAGTTTTTCTTCAGATCTGGAATTTGTCTGACTTACTGTAAAGTCCACACTCCcctgtttggaagtgtgatgcacacatcacccactcccactaTATCCAGTACCTCTCCATCAGCAGCATACATATTCCCAATATCACCAATAACATAATTTTGCATGATTTCTCAATGTGAGGAGCTATGAAACAAAGCCCCTGAATCCAACACTCAATCATCAATTGGACTGTGCATTGCAAGAAGTAAGACGTCATGAATTTCTTTTGCCACTACATTCACAGCATCATTCTCAAAactttcttgattcctgcaGTTTCTCTTGATGTGGTCCAGTTTGCCACAACTCCAGCATGTGATCTGCTGTCCAGATCTCATCTTGCTCTTCCCCCTGCTCTTGGAGCTTGACCTGTCATGTCCTCTACCCCGATTATCAACATTCAGGGTCGATCTTGAATCTGAGAACTCACCCGAGTCTCTCCTATGTACCTCTTCAGCAAGTACCATGTCACTTATGTCGTCAAAGTTTAGTTTCGTCTTATCGATTGAACTACTCACAACCATCTTCATGTCTTACCAACTATTTGGCAACGATGCCAACAGAATCAATACtttgatctcatcatcaaactcaatctctacagaagacagttgatttgtgatcgtattaaattcattcaagtgttgagCTATAGACATACTTTCCGACATTTTCAGATTaaacaatttcttcattaaGTGCATTTTGTTGTTCGCcgacggcttttcatacatacctgataAAGTCGTCATGAGATCCATcgtggttctctccttactgacattgtgtgccactTTTTTAGACATGGTCAACCGAACAATCCTCAGAA is drawn from Juglans regia cultivar Chandler chromosome 5, Walnut 2.0, whole genome shotgun sequence and contains these coding sequences:
- the LOC109017779 gene encoding D-xylose-proton symporter-like 3, chloroplastic isoform X1, which encodes MACTASTQPLFILELLHSHPTHRTKPSQAFICCTQRRTCPCLSYDSHFKANFPTFPKLPLLSGRPSRFNVGVQKVDASGEEGESLVSDATYQEKFTWSSVILPFLFPALGGLLFGYDIGATSSATISLQSPELSGTTWFNLSAIQLGLVVSGSLYGALLGSLLVYPISDFLGRRRELITAAVLYALGGLTTAYSPALVVLLVGRLLYGLGIGLAMHGAPLYIAETCPSQIRGTLISVKELFIVLGILLGYFIGSFQIDVVGGWRYMFGASAPIALIMGLGMWSLPPSPRWLLLRAVQGKGLLQDYKEKAFLALSKLRGRPPGDKLSERQIEDTLVSLKSAYADQESEGSFLEVFQGSSLKAFLIGGGLVLFQQITGQPSVLYYAGPILQTAGFSAASDATRVSVVIGVFKFLMTWIAILKVDDLGRRPLLIGGVSGLALSLFMLSAYYKFLGGFPIVAVASLLLYVGCYQISFGPISWLMVSEIFPLRTRGRGISLAALTNFGSNAIVTFAFSPLKELLGAENLFLLFGAIALLSLLFVVLVVPETKGLSLEDIESKLLK
- the LOC109017779 gene encoding D-xylose-proton symporter-like 3, chloroplastic isoform X2, which produces MTVILRPIFQRSRSSLCSLAVQADSMSTESGCFWGRGFLFPALGGLLFGYDIGATSSATISLQSPELSGTTWFNLSAIQLGLVVSGSLYGALLGSLLVYPISDFLGRRRELITAAVLYALGGLTTAYSPALVVLLVGRLLYGLGIGLAMHGAPLYIAETCPSQIRGTLISVKELFIVLGILLGYFIGSFQIDVVGGWRYMFGASAPIALIMGLGMWSLPPSPRWLLLRAVQGKGLLQDYKEKAFLALSKLRGRPPGDKLSERQIEDTLVSLKSAYADQESEGSFLEVFQGSSLKAFLIGGGLVLFQQITGQPSVLYYAGPILQTAGFSAASDATRVSVVIGVFKFLMTWIAILKVDDLGRRPLLIGGVSGLALSLFMLSAYYKFLGGFPIVAVASLLLYVGCYQISFGPISWLMVSEIFPLRTRGRGISLAALTNFGSNAIVTFAFSPLKELLGAENLFLLFGAIALLSLLFVVLVVPETKGLSLEDIESKLLK